In Mycetocola spongiae, the genomic stretch AGAACGTCACCAAAAAATATCCCGGGACCAAGCGTCCCGCGATCGATGGCATCGACCTCGAGGTTGATCGTGGAGAATTTGTTTTTCTCGTCGGCGCCTCGGGCTCGGGAAAATCGACCTGCCTGCAGCTGATCCTCAAGGAGGAGCGGCCCACCGAGGGCACCATTCACGTGCTCGGAAACGACCTCGGGTCGATTTCCAACCGCAAGGTCCCCTATTTCCGCCGCCAGCTTGGTGTGGTCTTCCAGGACTTCCGCCTGCTGCCGAATAAGACCGTATTCCAGAACGTCGCGTTCTCGCTCCAGGTCATCGGCAAATCCCGCGGATTTGTGCAGGAGGCCGTCCCCGACGTCCTCAAAATGGTGGGCCTGGAAACCAAGGCCGACCGCTACCCCCACGAACTCTCCGGTGGTGAGCAGCAGCGCGTGGCCATCGCCCGCGCCGTGGTGAATAAGCCCCCGGTTCTGCTGGCCGATGAGCCCACCGGAAACCTCGACCCCGCCACCAGCGCGGGCATCATGAAGCTGCTCGAGCGCATTAACGCCGGCGGCACCACCGTGGTCATGGCCACGCATGAGGCCGGCATCGTGGATAAAATGCAGCGCCGCGTGATCGAATTGGTGGACGGCCGGATCGTGCGCGATGAGCGCTCGGGTGGCTACGGTGATACCGGAATCATCCCCGAACTACGCCCGCAGATGGCCCGCGGCGAATCCGCGCAGGCAGCCGCCTCCGAGGTGGCCGAGGCCGCCCACGAGGCCGAGGAACTCACCCGCTCGCATCCCGTGGTGCCCGCGGAACACCGCGAATCCGACGTCGCCCAGCCCGCCACCACCTCGCTTCCCGTGGTCAACCCGACCGCCGATCTTGGCGATCACCTGGGCCTGGCCCAGAGCCTGGGCCTGCGCGGCCGCGACGGCGACGGCACCGAAGACGAGCAGAACGTAGGACCGGTTAAATGAGAGTCTCCCTGATCTGGTCCGAGGTCTTCACCGGACTGCGCCGCAACCTGTCGATGGTGGTCTCGGTCATCCTCGTAACGTTCATCTCGCTGACCTTTGTGGGCGCCGCGGCGCTTATGCAGATGCAGATCACGCAGATGAAGGGCTACTGGTACGACCGCGCCCAGGTGGCCATCTATCTGTGCCCCGATAATTCCCTCGCGGCCTCCTGTGCCGCGGGAGGGGCCACCGATGATCAGCGCGAGGCCGTGGAAAATACCCTCAAATCCGCAGCGCTCAGCCCGCTCATCGATAAGTATTATTTTGAGAGCAAGGACGACGCGTTCACGCGTTTCCAGGAGAAATTCGCCGGAAACGAGATCGCCCAGTTTGTGACCCCGGACCAGCTCCAGGAGACGTTCTGGGTAAACCTCAAAAACCCCGCGCAATCCGACGTGATCGGCGAGGCATTCTCGAGTGTCCCCGGCGTGGAGGAGGTCACCGATCAGCGTAAATACCTGGACGTGATCTTTAACATCCTGAATGTGGCCTCCTATACCGCGATCGGCATCGCCGGCCTGATGCTCGTGGCGGCCGTGCTGCTGATCGCCACCACGATTCGACTCTCGGCCTATTCGCGGCGCCGGGAAATCACGATCATGAGACTCGTGGGTGCCTCCAATAGGTTCATTCAAACCCCGTTTATCCTGGAGGGTGTGTTCTCCGCGTTTATCGGATCGCTGCTCGCGGGCGGCGCCGTGGTGGGAATAGTGCACTTCTTTGTGCAGGGCTATCTGCGCGATAACGTCCCGGCCGCGATGTCCAACCTGGTCGGGGTGGGCGATGCGCTGCTGGTTGTTCCCGTGCTGATCCTGATCGGAATGATCCTCGCGGCGCTCTCGGCCAACTTCGCAATCAGGCGCTACCTCAAGGCGTAGCCGGTTATTTGGCCCCGGCCAAACCGATATACTAAAGGGCTGTCCGGTTAGTGCCGGGCAGCCCAAGTATTTATTAAGGAGACAGACCCGTGCCCAAGGAACGTGGTGAAAAGGTTGTAGCCACCAATCGCAAGGCGCGCCACGATTATCTCATCGAGGAGACCTTCGAGGCGGGAATGGTGCTCTCCGGTACCGAGGTGAAATCGCTGCGGATGGGGCGCGCCTCACTGGTGGACGGCTATGCCTTTATCGAGGGTGGCGAGATCTGGCTTGACGCCGTTCATATCCCCGAGTATTTCCAGGGCAGCTGGAATAATCATTCGGCCCGGCGCAAGCGCAAGCTGCTCCTGCACCGCCAGGAGATTAATAAGATCAGCCATAAGGTGGCCCCCGGCGGCTAT encodes the following:
- the ftsE gene encoding cell division ATP-binding protein FtsE; translated protein: MIRYENVTKKYPGTKRPAIDGIDLEVDRGEFVFLVGASGSGKSTCLQLILKEERPTEGTIHVLGNDLGSISNRKVPYFRRQLGVVFQDFRLLPNKTVFQNVAFSLQVIGKSRGFVQEAVPDVLKMVGLETKADRYPHELSGGEQQRVAIARAVVNKPPVLLADEPTGNLDPATSAGIMKLLERINAGGTTVVMATHEAGIVDKMQRRVIELVDGRIVRDERSGGYGDTGIIPELRPQMARGESAQAAASEVAEAAHEAEELTRSHPVVPAEHRESDVAQPATTSLPVVNPTADLGDHLGLAQSLGLRGRDGDGTEDEQNVGPVK
- the ftsX gene encoding permease-like cell division protein FtsX, which translates into the protein MRVSLIWSEVFTGLRRNLSMVVSVILVTFISLTFVGAAALMQMQITQMKGYWYDRAQVAIYLCPDNSLAASCAAGGATDDQREAVENTLKSAALSPLIDKYYFESKDDAFTRFQEKFAGNEIAQFVTPDQLQETFWVNLKNPAQSDVIGEAFSSVPGVEEVTDQRKYLDVIFNILNVASYTAIGIAGLMLVAAVLLIATTIRLSAYSRRREITIMRLVGASNRFIQTPFILEGVFSAFIGSLLAGGAVVGIVHFFVQGYLRDNVPAAMSNLVGVGDALLVVPVLILIGMILAALSANFAIRRYLKA
- the smpB gene encoding SsrA-binding protein SmpB; its protein translation is MPKERGEKVVATNRKARHDYLIEETFEAGMVLSGTEVKSLRMGRASLVDGYAFIEGGEIWLDAVHIPEYFQGSWNNHSARRKRKLLLHRQEINKISHKVAPGGYTIIPLKIYFSNGNAKVEIAIAKGKKEYDKRQTLRERQDKREASRAMAMRNRLGD